AGAAATGTTCCTGTAGCTCCTTGTAAAGTAGGATTTGGCAGCTTTTGAGGCATTGCCACAACATGGAGATGTTCTTGCCCTATGAACAGAACATCATGGTGTCAGTTGTGTAAACACCAAGGAGCCACTGGCTGCTCTTTACTGGAAAGAAAGGTTTCAGCTGTGGCTTGAGAGATGAACCACGTTTCTTTTGGGATCAGCAACATCTCCTCTCACTTTCCAGGGTTCTCTTGGAGACGCAGTGATCATTGGGATGTCCAACTTGGAGCAGCTTGAGCAGAACCTCAACTACAGTGAAGAGGGGCCCCTGCTCCCGGCTGTGGTGGAGGCATTTGACAAGGCCTGGAGCCTGGCTGCCTCTGACTGCCCCAACTACTTCCGCTAGAGACCAGGGTAGTGACAAGAAAGTGGGTGCCATGGGGGTGGATGATCGAGCACTGGAGAGGTACTTGCCAACACTGCCCCTTTGATCAATGTGCaaatggtttttttcctgtactaATATGAATGAAGCTTTGTAGGATCCACTCCAATTGTCAGCACTTGGTGTGTTGACCGTGCCTTcatcctcctgccctcctttcAGCTCTGTGCAGCACACTGTGATGTACACATGCAGTTAATCAGGGGAAAATGAACACATAACTGGATGGACAGGGGAAAATGAACACGTAATCCCAGTTTACCCTTAATATgagattttaaataattatatacaataattattaaataattatGTACAATAAAACCTTTTTCTCACTGCCCCTATCTCCTAACCACAGTCTGTCTCTTAAACCACAGCCTGGCTGGCTTCTCCTTGTTCATGCTCTGCAACCTCGAGCTTAACAGCTCCTCTGGGTCAGAAGATGGGAGCAAACCCTCTGCAACATGTTGGAGGGGGTCCAGAGAAGACCCACAAAACCAGTGGGGGACACAGCAcatctcctgtgaggaaaggctgagagatctggggttgttcagcctggagaagactccaggtggccttattgtggcctttcagttcttaaaaggggcccattaagaaagatggggagagactttctagcagggcctgttgtgacaggacgaggggtgatgggtttaaactgaaagagggagatTGAGGctggaggtgaggaagaaatcctttacactgagggtggtgaaacactggcacaggttgcccagagaggtgctgtatgccccatccctggagacattcagggccaggctggatgtggttctgggaaACCTGATGTAGGTGAttatgtccctgctcattgcaaggggttggattggatgagctttgaaggttccatcaacccaaaccattttatgactCTGTGATCTTCCCCAGTAGCAGGCAGACTGTGTCCAAGCTGTTACATTTATGTGGTTTCGTGTTTGGAGGGAGCATTTCCTCAGATCCCAGGGTACTCCAACAGTAACAGGCAGCAGCAAGAACCATCTGAGGTTTTATatgtacatttatatatataaaaaagcatAATTAGGTCATTTCTATGAAGAGTGTATTCGAGCAGACTGTCCTTGTCCTCCAGATGCAAACAGGGGAGGGAAACATCCTCCTCTCTTCCTAATAGAGCTGCCTGGTGTCCAAGCACAAGGACTGCTGCTAGTCCTCATCGCTGTCAtcattctcctcctcttcttcattatcctcctcctctgctgcatcTCCCACAAGCTTCTGGAAGTCTCCAGTCTCCGAATTCCACAGAAATTTAATGGTGACTTTAAACTCTGCCATCTCATAGCCAAAGAGTTTCTAGGAAAGGACACAAAGTTGTCATTGCTGCCTTATTTCCATGGCCTACTTAGCAAAACTATGTCAAGGAAATGAGTACCACTTCCAGCTGGgaactgcagcaaagcaggagcCAAAGTAACTGCTGCAGAGTTTTAGCATTCGTGTTAGGAAGAGGTAAGGAAGTTTGCACAccccaccgaccaatacccagcagtgctgctcaccTTCGCCCCAGAACTCACACCCTACACCACAATTAAACCGAGAAATTAACTGGGGGCTCACAGAGATGCCATGTCACAGCATTACTCACCAGGACTCGGGCTTGCTCAGGGGTGAGAACATCTCCTTCTTTGCAGACTTCGTAATCTGAAAGCAGCGTCACCACTCCTGCGGGACCAGAAGCTCTTGAAATAGGCTCAGAAATCCTGGAGGAGCCCAGGGAAAAGCAGGGCTCTCACAAACACTACCATTCCATGCAAATATTGGAACTCTTCAGGAAGCTGGGTGAGATAAGCTCTAAAACCCCCTATGTCTAGTTTCTGAACAGGATACAGATATGCTGGTGGTCACCACTGAAGGAAGGCAGTATTTGATAGAGAGCTGGTTGCTTGCTCATCCTCTGACAACGGTTTGGGAAGAGCAGCACAAGAATACAATGAGTTCTAGCACCACCCAAAGAAGAATAAACCTGCCCATGGGATTTTCTCCTAAACTCTTAACATTCTCTTTCAAAGACATTACCTGTGCAGGTGAAAGCCAAGCTTGCCCTCTCAGCCCTATCACATACCTTTCTTCAGTGCCGttggcagccccagctgccGTAGCTGTGGCTCCATGGAGTGAGGAAACTGTTCCAAGGGTCCTGTGTCCAGGCTCACCGTGTACGTCGCCTTGTTCCCCGCGCGGGCAAAGTCCACCTCTTTGAACTTGGAGAACCACCTGGGACAGGGATTGGTAACAAGAGCTTTAGCTGCAGTGAGTTCTTCCCTGCTGTTGGGAAGATGAGTGGAAAAGCCTCACAAGATCCTAACTGCTTGAAGAGAAATGCCAGTGAGTAATGTAGACAAGGGGAAGGAAACCAAGCAGCTGCTCTGTTTCACACCCCCGCTGCACCAACATGTACTCACTCGTCCACCTCATCTTTGGTGCGGTTGGTGAAGAGCAGACCAACTTCTCCTCGCAGGTGTTTGCTGACCTGAAAGACAGAAGCCATCACGGGACTCGAGCAGCATCCAGGGATCAATCCTGCACCGGAGCTGAGCTCTGCCAACAACAGGGATGGGTGCCACAACACGGGTGGGTTCTGTTCCAGCACCCGAGGGAGCCCAGCTTTCTGAGGGCAAAGTTTTCAGGACACAACCCCTACCTTGTGCAGGTTCTCCTTGTACTCGCTGCTCGGCTCACGTCCCAGCGCCACCATCATCACTTTGTTCTTTCCAAAGAAGATCCTGGACCAGcgggagaaggaagaaggagccACCAGCTCCCGGTCCGCGCTTCCCCCGCGGCAGCACATCCCTGCCCACCGCTGCCCCCCGCCTCACCTGCTGTGCTTCCAAGCGTTCCGCACGTCCTTCAGCTTGTTGTTCCTCATGTTGGCAACGGAGAAGACGAAGATGTACTTGTAGGTGTCCACGCATCTCCGCAGCTGCAAGGCAGCCGTTAGCGGGGACCGGCGCACGGCGGCAccgcgcggggccgggccgggccgcacTCACCTCGGCAATGAGCGCCTGCTTGGCTTCCAACCCCTTCCTGGGCGTCCGCGTCAGGGAGACTGCGGAAGCGGAGCAGGGGACACGTTAGTGCGGGagcagcggggccgggggcgcCGGCGCCCGGCGCACTCACCCTTGCGGTCCCGCTTGGATTTCGGCATGGCTCCGCCGTCGTCGTGCTCCGAGGCCCCCGCGGAGGCGCTGTGCGGGCCGCCGGGAGCGTCGGCGGGCTGCCTCGAGCGGTGCCTGTGTGTCCGCCTTGAGGTTCCGAGCGGGTTTGCGGCGCAGGCAGCAGCGAGGGCAGCCCTGCGGCGTTAAGGACCTctgggtgcaggcagccagGCCTGGCGCTGCTATGGCGGCGGGGCTGTgggcgctgctgctgccgctggcGGCCGCTGTCTATGAGGACCAAGTGGGCAAGTTCgactggtgagtgctggggctgcCGGGGGGCCCCACCGCGCCGGGGTCCTCCTCCTGCGAGCCTGGGGCCCGCCGTGCTGCCTCCCGCTGCTGCGGCGTCCCCGCGGCCTTCCCCTCAGCCGGTCCCGTCTCACCCGCTCGCCTTTGCTGTCCCAGGAGGCAGCAGTACGTGGGGAAGCTGAAGTTCGCCTCTCTGGAGGCCTCGCAGGGTTCCAAGAAGCTCGTTGTGGCCACCGAGAAGAACGTCGTGGCTGCCCTGAACTCCAGGAGTGGTGAAATCCGTGAGTGAAGTGGGTTTTGTTGCGCTGGGGATAATGGGTTGATCGGGTTGTGCTGTGTGGGGCTTGTAGCTGTGTACTGCATAGGgcttggggtgttggttgttGAGAAACTGGACGTGACCCAGcgtcagtgtgtgcttgagcccagaacctgGCCGTGAGCGGGGCTGCACCCCCGAGTGTGaacagcagctcaggaaggggatcctgcccctcctgATACTGCTCTCaggagaccccacttgcagcactgtgtgcagttctggtatcctcagtATAAAAAGGGTATGGAGctattggagcaagtccagagaaggtcacgaggatgatcaggggctggagcagctcctgtatggagaaaggctgagaagACTGGAGCTCTTCGGCTTGGAGAAGcagtgtggagacctcagagcagcttccagtgtctgaagggggctgcaagaatgctggagagggactcttcatcaggaactggagtgataggacaaggggtgatgggttcaaactgaaatgggAGGTTTAAGATgaagataaggcagaagctcttccctgtgagggtgctgaggcgctggcacagggtgcccagagaagctgtggctgccccatccctggtagtgctcaaggccaggttggacacaggggcttggagcaagctgctctagtggaatgtgtccgtgcctgtggcaggggttggagctggatgagctttaaggtcctttccagcacaaaccgTTCCATGGTTCTGTGTTTTAATACTGAGAGAGTGATGCTGGCAACGTTGTTTTGTCAGACTAAAGAGGATTCATCTGGCTGTTCAAAAGCTGTTGCTTAGGGCAGGCTGACTGTTCTGTCTGTATGTTTATGGCCAGAAAGAGCCtaagtttaaaaataaccacaaaCAAATGCTTTGGGGTAGCAGATCTTGTTCTCACGTCGCTCTTGTTTCAGTGTGGCGTCATGTAGACAAGGGAACCTCTGAAGGAGCAGTGGATGCGATGCTGATCCATGGACAGGGTAAGGAGAACACATGGGTGTTGTGCTGCGGCTGGTGGTTGCCCTCATAGGATCTCAACCATGCGTTAGACCAGGAGCTGAACTTATGAAAACTTACTGCCTTGTTGACCTGTGCTGGGTACATGTTCCATGTTCATCTTCTCTTCATTTTCTGGGCAGATGCCATCACTGTGTCCAATGCTGGACGTATTCTGCGCTCCTGGGAGACCAATATTGGAGGGTTGAACTGGGAGACATCCCTGGACACGGGCAGGTAGGCTTTCCTGTTTGTAGTGCTGctctagaaggaaaaaagaggttgTTGTCCTAGTCTGGACTTGCATTATGGAGAAAGATGGGTTAGATGGAAATATGTTTCCAAAATAACATTGGGATGAATTCTTTAGGAAGGGCTGAACCTTCCCGTTAaatccatttctgtttcttagcAAACCAGTAAGAGGCAGAGATGCATGTTTTTTACAtagattaattttctctttaagtATACAACATGTTCAACTTTCATCTGGTTTGGGGTGCCTGGATTCAGCCACGTGCTCTCTGCGGAGATCAGCGAGGGTACATAAAGTGGAATATAAATTGTACTTCATGACTGATGTTGAGTGTTTggagtggttttattttctcctagAAGAAAACATCTCTCTAACTCACTGTCTCTGACCTGTGCTTAGTTTCCAGGTGGCTGGTTTGGTGGGGCTGCAGGACGTGGTGAAATACGTGGCAGTCCTGAAGAAAGCAGCCATCTCTCTTCACTACCTTTCCAACGGGCACCAGAAATGGGTGGAACACTTGCCAGAAAGGTAAGAACAACTTTTAAGTGTAAACTTCTGGCAGGGAGCTTGTTGCCTTGGAGAGGAATGGATGCTGTGCTTGCCTTTTGCTGTTGAAAACTGGTATGAGAAGATGCTGCTTCATGGTTGCTGCTTCTCTTGCAGTGAGAACACTCAGTACCAGTTGCTGTATTCCCACGGGACTGGAGTGATCCATGTGCTTGGAATTGTTCCCCAGAGCCACCTGAATATTCTAACCTTCAGTGTAGAAGATGGAGAAATTACAAAACAGGTAGTGCTTGATTGTGGAGCCAAAATACTGAAGTTGATGTTAACAAATGTACTTCTAATTAGATGGGCTGTGGTGTGCAGAGTAATTGTTGTGGTGTGACGAAATTCCCTTTCACTATGGCATTGCTGTAGGCCAATAAATGGGTTtcacagctgaaagcaaaatgtGGAAATCTCAGTTTCACCCAGGGTCATGAATAGAAAAAACTGTGAGTTAAAGTCTTAGCTGCGTCTAAGTTGGCTCTTGGAAGATTTAGTTCTGTTGACAGCTTTGTTCATGTCTCACTTGGCAGATCAGAGTAGCAGCCCCGTGGCTGAAGACTCTGAACGGCGTGTGCAGTGTGGTGGGGGAGGCAGTGCTGGTGTGCATGGACATGGACACACGTTCACTCTATGTTTGCTCCTTGGAGACCGAGCAGGAGATGAGGCAGATCCCACTGCAGGTGAGAAGTGCTTAGAAAAAGTTGTATGTAATTCGTTGTCCAGCTGGTTTGGTGCTTGGCAGCGGAGGGGGTTCTGTCTTTAAAGTACAGAGTGATtgaagagagagggaggggaTCACAATCCGTACATTGAGACAAGGGAGAGAAAACTCTTCTGTCTAATCATTTCTTCTGGATCAGTGCCTTCAGATCTTGGTTCCAACAGGATGCTTAGCCTCCATGCTTCTGCTTTATTTATCCTGACACAGGGAATCTTCATAAAGCTTATATTGCTGCTGATAAAAGGAAGCTATTAGTTTCAGTTGGGAAAACAAAGTTCTTATGAACACGTGTCTCCCCTTCACAGTCACTTGACCTGGAGTTTGCTGATGGCTTCCAGCCCAGGATACT
Above is a genomic segment from Lathamus discolor isolate bLatDis1 chromosome 16, bLatDis1.hap1, whole genome shotgun sequence containing:
- the MRTO4 gene encoding mRNA turnover protein 4 homolog, whose protein sequence is MPKSKRDRKVSLTRTPRKGLEAKQALIAELRRCVDTYKYIFVFSVANMRNNKLKDVRNAWKHSRIFFGKNKVMMVALGREPSSEYKENLHKVSKHLRGEVGLLFTNRTKDEVDEWFSKFKEVDFARAGNKATYTVSLDTGPLEQFPHSMEPQLRQLGLPTALKKGVVTLLSDYEVCKEGDVLTPEQARVLKLFGYEMAEFKVTIKFLWNSETGDFQKLVGDAAEEEDNEEEEENDDSDED